A single window of Streptomyces griseoviridis DNA harbors:
- a CDS encoding GMC oxidoreductase, with product MPKDTYDYDVIVVGSGFGGSVTALRLTEKGYRVGVLEAGRRFTRESLPKNSWDLRNYLWAPKLGMYGIQRIHLLGNVMVLAGAGVGGGSLNYANTLYEPPKPFFDDPQWRDITDWHAELTPYYDQARRMLGVRLNPTMTPSDVHLKAAAQRMGVGDTFHMAPVGVFFGDGQDAGGSPGVRPGERVPDPYFGGAGPDRTACTECGECMTGCRHGAKNTLNENYLHLAEKAGAVVHPMTTVVSVTDDSRGGYAVATLPTDGRRRARGRTLTARRVVLAAGTYGTQTLLHRMKAGGQLPYLSNKLGELTRTNSEALVGAQTDDRRYRRATGQAKVDFTRGVAITSSIHPDADTHIEPVRYGKGSNSMGGLSILQVPYVEGSSRVLAWLRESVRHPLLVLRSLSNRRWSERTIIGLVMQSLDNSLTTYLKPDGVGKGLLTARQGHGAPNPKQIRAASEGAAAIAAEINGFAGSNVGELMGTPLTAHFLGGCPIGASRESGVIDPYHRLYGHPGISVVDGSAVSANLGVNPSLTITAQAERAMSYWPNKGEPDPRPAQGEQYRRLAPVKPAAPVVPAEAFGALRLPFLGIPAVPPKK from the coding sequence GTGCCCAAGGACACCTACGACTACGACGTCATCGTCGTCGGCTCGGGCTTCGGCGGCAGCGTGACCGCGCTGCGCCTGACGGAGAAGGGCTACCGCGTCGGTGTCCTGGAGGCCGGCCGCCGCTTCACCCGGGAGTCGCTGCCGAAGAACTCCTGGGACCTGAGGAACTACCTCTGGGCGCCGAAGCTCGGCATGTACGGCATCCAGCGCATCCATCTGCTGGGCAACGTCATGGTGCTGGCCGGCGCGGGCGTCGGCGGTGGTTCCCTCAACTACGCCAACACCCTCTACGAGCCGCCGAAGCCGTTCTTCGACGACCCGCAGTGGCGCGACATCACCGACTGGCACGCGGAGTTGACGCCGTACTACGACCAGGCGCGGCGGATGCTCGGCGTCCGGCTCAACCCGACGATGACCCCCTCCGACGTCCATCTGAAGGCCGCCGCCCAGCGGATGGGCGTCGGCGACACCTTCCACATGGCGCCGGTCGGCGTCTTCTTCGGCGACGGCCAGGACGCCGGCGGCTCACCCGGGGTGCGTCCGGGCGAGCGGGTCCCCGACCCGTACTTCGGCGGCGCGGGACCCGACCGCACGGCGTGCACCGAGTGCGGCGAGTGCATGACCGGCTGCCGGCACGGCGCGAAGAACACCCTCAACGAGAACTACCTGCACCTCGCCGAGAAGGCGGGCGCGGTCGTCCACCCCATGACGACGGTGGTCTCGGTCACCGACGACTCGCGGGGCGGGTACGCCGTCGCCACCCTGCCCACCGACGGCCGCCGCAGGGCGAGGGGCCGCACCCTCACCGCCCGCCGGGTGGTCCTCGCGGCCGGCACCTACGGCACCCAGACCCTGCTGCACCGCATGAAAGCGGGCGGCCAACTGCCTTACCTCTCCAACAAGTTGGGCGAACTGACCCGCACCAACTCGGAGGCGCTGGTCGGCGCGCAGACCGACGACCGGCGCTACCGCAGGGCGACCGGACAGGCCAAGGTCGACTTCACCCGCGGCGTCGCCATCACCTCGTCGATCCACCCGGACGCCGACACCCACATCGAACCGGTCCGCTACGGCAAGGGCTCCAACTCGATGGGCGGCCTCTCCATCCTCCAAGTCCCCTATGTCGAGGGCTCGTCGAGGGTGCTCGCCTGGCTGCGCGAGTCCGTCAGGCACCCTCTGCTGGTGCTGCGTTCGCTCTCCAACCGGCGCTGGTCGGAGCGGACCATCATCGGCCTGGTCATGCAGTCCCTGGACAACTCCCTGACGACGTACCTGAAACCGGACGGCGTCGGCAAGGGGCTGCTCACCGCCCGGCAGGGCCACGGCGCCCCCAACCCCAAGCAGATCAGGGCCGCTTCGGAGGGCGCCGCCGCGATAGCCGCCGAGATCAACGGCTTCGCGGGCTCCAACGTCGGCGAACTGATGGGCACCCCGCTCACCGCGCACTTCCTCGGCGGCTGCCCGATCGGCGCGTCCCGCGAGAGCGGGGTCATCGACCCCTACCACCGGCTCTACGGCCACCCCGGGATCTCCGTCGTGGACGGCTCCGCGGTCTCCGCCAACCTGGGCGTCAACCCGTCCCTGACCATCACCGCGCAGGCCGAGCGGGCGATGTCGTACTGGCCCAACAAGGGCGAGCCCGACCCGCGTCCCGCGCAGGGCGAGCAGTACCGGCGCCTCGCCCCGGTCAAGCCCGCCGCGCCGGTGGTCCCGGCGGAGGCGTTCGGCGCGCTGCGGCTGCCGTTCCTCGGGATACCGGCGGTCCCGCCGAAGAAGTGA
- a CDS encoding cell wall protein yields the protein MRIRRAMGVAAATAVIAPLALLSAPAAFADDDPSQSPSPTVSESVSEEPTEVPTTDPASPSASETGLPSESPAPSDSVTSSPSASASPSESTGPGPSESPEPTSPDVPFCEDIDEDFSGARVSADIKGLPGKIVAGDGFHAFELFVTNESETTVDGVAFYAEIENYELDEAKFLSPYVDLEFKNPQSGSWERIGNDEWSGDYFFYVDKLKSGATKSVSLRVAIDAKAPAGDAYSFGSGAYLDKVDGQDCIAEGWAQYDFEVLKSGAANPEPGTATPDDGGDKGSVKRPQGDVSALPTGSLAETGAGSALPMIGLLGGVAVVAGAGAVLTVRRRKGSAVA from the coding sequence ATGAGAATCCGTCGTGCCATGGGAGTGGCCGCCGCCACCGCCGTCATCGCACCGCTGGCCCTGCTGTCCGCGCCGGCCGCCTTCGCGGACGACGACCCGTCGCAGTCGCCGTCGCCCACGGTCAGCGAGTCCGTGTCCGAGGAGCCGACGGAGGTCCCCACCACCGACCCGGCCTCGCCGTCCGCGTCCGAGACCGGGCTGCCGAGCGAGTCGCCCGCCCCCAGCGACTCGGTGACCTCGTCGCCGTCCGCCAGCGCCTCGCCGAGCGAGTCGACCGGACCCGGGCCGTCGGAGTCCCCCGAGCCGACCTCGCCCGACGTCCCCTTCTGCGAGGACATCGACGAGGACTTCTCGGGTGCCAGGGTGTCCGCGGACATCAAGGGGCTGCCCGGCAAGATCGTCGCGGGTGACGGTTTCCACGCCTTCGAGCTGTTCGTCACCAACGAGTCCGAGACCACCGTCGACGGCGTCGCGTTCTACGCCGAGATCGAGAACTACGAGCTGGACGAGGCGAAGTTCCTCAGCCCGTACGTCGACCTGGAGTTCAAGAACCCGCAGTCCGGTTCGTGGGAGCGGATCGGCAACGACGAGTGGTCCGGCGACTACTTCTTCTACGTCGACAAGCTGAAGTCGGGTGCCACCAAGTCCGTCAGCCTGCGGGTCGCCATCGACGCCAAGGCCCCGGCCGGTGACGCCTACTCCTTCGGCTCCGGCGCCTACCTCGACAAGGTCGACGGACAGGATTGCATCGCCGAGGGCTGGGCGCAGTACGACTTCGAGGTGCTGAAGTCCGGTGCCGCCAACCCCGAGCCGGGCACCGCGACCCCGGACGACGGCGGTGACAAGGGCTCGGTGAAGCGGCCGCAGGGTGACGTCTCCGCGCTGCCGACCGGCAGCCTCGCCGAGACCGGCGCCGGTTCCGCGCTGCCGATGATCGGCCTGCTGGGCGGCGTCGCGGTGGTCGCCGGTGCCGGCGCGGTCCTCACCGTGCGGCGCCGCAAGGGCTCGGCCGTCGCGTAA